A genomic stretch from Dissulfurispira thermophila includes:
- the cbiB gene encoding adenosylcobinamide-phosphate synthase CbiB, with protein sequence MMDSLFNLQPAVLILAFLLDMAIGDPGWLPHPVRIIGKAIEKIEKILRSGEKKQKTKDRLKGVFLVLVIVSSTLGLTWLIVYAIARISNISTFLHYCSIALLVYLTSTTIAARELIDSAKKVVCSVREGDLIKARKDLSMIVGRDTQNLSQKEILKATIETLSENLSDGVIAPIFYLIVGGLPLAMAYKAINTLDSMIGYKNEKYKDFGCVAAHLDDIANYIPARISGILIVIVSPFVSRSLFTVYDSLKTMINDGRNHPSPNAGIPEAAIAGALSVKLGGPSTYNGIVVEKPYIGIEKTENYLYPAEKAINIVKIASIIAISIGGVFLYARQ encoded by the coding sequence ATGATGGATTCCCTCTTCAACCTTCAGCCTGCTGTTCTGATATTGGCATTTCTGCTGGATATGGCTATAGGAGATCCAGGATGGTTACCACATCCGGTAAGGATTATTGGAAAGGCTATTGAGAAAATAGAGAAGATACTTAGGTCGGGAGAAAAAAAACAGAAGACAAAGGACAGACTTAAAGGAGTATTTTTAGTGCTCGTGATCGTTAGTTCAACCCTTGGACTCACGTGGCTTATAGTTTATGCAATAGCAAGGATTAGCAACATTTCTACATTCCTGCATTACTGCTCTATTGCTTTATTAGTCTATCTTACATCCACAACAATCGCTGCCCGTGAACTGATTGACTCAGCAAAAAAGGTTGTCTGTTCAGTAAGAGAAGGAGATTTAATAAAGGCAAGAAAAGACCTATCCATGATTGTTGGTCGTGATACACAGAATCTCTCTCAGAAGGAAATATTAAAGGCAACAATTGAGACTTTATCAGAAAACCTTTCTGATGGTGTTATTGCCCCCATATTTTATCTTATAGTTGGAGGACTCCCCCTTGCAATGGCATATAAGGCAATAAATACGCTTGATTCGATGATAGGATATAAAAATGAAAAATATAAAGACTTTGGCTGTGTAGCAGCACATCTTGATGATATTGCCAATTATATACCGGCACGGATTAGCGGTATATTGATTGTTATTGTATCTCCCTTTGTTTCCCGTTCACTCTTCACTGTTTACGACTCACTGAAAACCATGATTAATGATGGCAGAAATCATCCAAGCCCAAATGCTGGTATTCCTGAGGCTGCAATTGCTGGTGCATTAAGTGTAAAATTAGGTGGCCCATCAACATATAATGGTATAGTTGTAGAAAAGCCTTATATTGGAATCGAAAAAACAGAAAACTATCTTTATCCTGCAGAGAAGGCTATAAACATAGTAAAAATAGCTTCAATAAT
- a CDS encoding four helix bundle protein has product MEHGIWNMEYKRFEETEIWQLSKEIIVEIYKLTNEMNKKDAIFVDQMRRAALSVSNNIAEGYERNSKKELAHFLNIAKGSIGELRSLLMVSQELGLIEATDFKHLILKCEIISRQLKGFIRFLEKKT; this is encoded by the coding sequence ATGGAACATGGAATATGGAATATGGAATATAAAAGATTTGAAGAAACAGAAATTTGGCAACTATCTAAAGAAATCATAGTTGAAATTTATAAGTTGACAAACGAAATGAATAAAAAAGATGCTATTTTCGTAGATCAGATGCGTCGGGCTGCCCTTTCAGTATCGAATAATATTGCAGAAGGATACGAAAGAAATTCCAAAAAGGAATTGGCACATTTTCTAAATATTGCTAAAGGCTCCATTGGCGAATTGCGAAGTCTGTTGATGGTCTCACAGGAATTAGGTTTAATAGAGGCTACCGATTTTAAACATCTTATACTGAAATGCGAGATAATTTCAAGACAACTTAAAGGTTTTATCAGATTTTTGGAGAAAAAAACATGA
- the cobS gene encoding adenosylcobinamide-GDP ribazoletransferase produces MKHFLLALQFLTIIPVRVRDDVSDEDMRQGISYFVMVGLIQGIILLTVLNISEKIFHPELSIFIAIVASILLNGGFHLDGLADTFDAIAAKSTGDNEFDINKRLSVMKDSFTGAIGVTAIVSVITMKYLLLKNISHFIPFIYYSSLLLMPVISKFAMVSSMFCGKPARKEGLGQLFLGKITLKEMFYSVFALTLIYAVLYIAFKQYMPVNQYVFYGLSTLIVYFLSILWVFFCNKRFGGLTGDTLGAVSEISEIIFLFLVVIWSRLYI; encoded by the coding sequence ATGAAACATTTTTTGCTTGCACTACAGTTTCTGACCATTATACCTGTCAGGGTGAGAGACGATGTCTCTGATGAAGACATGAGACAGGGCATTTCTTATTTTGTTATGGTTGGATTAATTCAGGGAATAATATTATTGACTGTGCTTAATATAAGCGAAAAAATCTTTCATCCTGAGCTTTCGATATTTATTGCCATTGTAGCATCTATATTATTGAATGGCGGTTTTCATCTCGATGGGCTTGCAGATACATTCGATGCTATCGCTGCTAAGTCAACAGGCGACAATGAATTTGATATAAATAAGAGGCTCTCTGTTATGAAAGATAGTTTTACTGGAGCAATTGGTGTGACAGCCATTGTCTCTGTAATAACCATGAAATATTTATTGCTAAAAAATATCTCCCATTTTATTCCATTTATTTATTATTCATCACTTTTGCTGATGCCTGTAATCTCAAAATTTGCTATGGTTTCCTCAATGTTCTGTGGCAAACCAGCAAGAAAAGAGGGACTGGGGCAGTTATTTTTAGGAAAGATAACCCTTAAAGAGATGTTTTATTCAGTGTTTGCACTCACTTTAATTTATGCAGTCCTGTATATAGCTTTTAAGCAGTATATGCCAGTAAATCAATATGTTTTCTATGGTTTGTCAACTCTGATTGTCTATTTTTTATCTATATTATGGGTCTTTTTCTGCAATAAAAGATTTGGAGGCCTAACAGGAGATACACTCGGAGCTGTAAGTGAAATATCTGAAATAATATTTTTATTTCTGGTGGTGATATGGTCAAGACTTTATATCTAA
- a CDS encoding cobyric acid synthase has product MNSFPSSIFHLPSKTRALMIQGTGSGAGKSLIVTALCRIFKNMGIDVAPFKAQNMALNSYITLEGGEIGRAQALQAEAAKIEPEVDMNPILLKASGEKGCQVIIHGKVHSQMKAREYYAFKKTAWEAVKESFNRLSQRHELIIMEGAGSPAEINLMDADIVNMSIARHAKAPVILVGDIDKGGVFASLYGTVRLLGRNSKYIRAFVINKFRGDMDILNPGLTMIKEKTGKPVIGVLPYIKDIGLPEEDGLALSNNSKFDVQDSNHEKIKVVIVRLQYISNFTDFDPFIYEPDVELIYSNNPVDIENADIVILPGTKNTVKDLLFLKERRLDQSIVRAYKKGICIIGICGGYQMLGKKIFDPYGVESVHKEINGIGLLNIETTFERQKITSQVLAKINPSSLQYLYPKKLKHGSPENRKIFWGAEDFFGTLHSAFSIRGYEIHMGVSTGDIGLFKIKRYGVSTSALHQFTCSPIFDGSASHNCWGTYLHGIFENDEFRRWIINNARRNKNLSPIDLTARYSEIKDRAIENLAKIVKENIDIDFIKRIAKI; this is encoded by the coding sequence ATGAATAGTTTTCCATCTTCCATCTTCCATCTTCCATCAAAAACCAGGGCATTAATGATACAGGGAACAGGTTCAGGTGCTGGAAAGAGCCTGATTGTTACTGCATTGTGCAGAATATTCAAAAACATGGGCATAGATGTAGCACCTTTTAAGGCACAGAACATGGCGTTAAACTCATATATAACCCTTGAAGGTGGAGAGATAGGGAGGGCTCAGGCACTGCAGGCAGAGGCAGCAAAAATAGAGCCTGAAGTGGATATGAACCCTATACTGCTAAAGGCATCAGGAGAAAAAGGCTGTCAGGTTATTATTCACGGAAAAGTCCATTCTCAAATGAAGGCAAGAGAGTATTACGCATTCAAGAAAACCGCATGGGAGGCTGTAAAAGAGTCATTTAACAGGCTTTCACAAAGACATGAACTCATAATAATGGAAGGCGCAGGGAGCCCAGCAGAGATTAATCTTATGGATGCGGATATTGTAAATATGTCTATAGCAAGACATGCAAAGGCACCAGTAATCCTTGTAGGCGATATAGATAAAGGAGGGGTTTTTGCATCGCTTTATGGAACTGTCAGGCTTCTTGGTAGAAACAGCAAATATATCAGGGCATTTGTGATTAATAAATTTAGAGGAGACATGGATATACTAAACCCCGGGTTAACAATGATAAAGGAAAAAACCGGGAAACCTGTTATAGGTGTATTGCCATATATAAAAGACATAGGATTGCCAGAAGAAGATGGGCTTGCCCTCTCTAATAATTCAAAGTTCGATGTTCAAGATTCAAATCATGAAAAAATAAAGGTTGTTATTGTAAGACTGCAATACATATCCAACTTCACAGATTTTGATCCATTCATATATGAACCAGATGTAGAGCTTATATATTCAAACAATCCTGTTGATATAGAAAATGCAGATATAGTGATTCTTCCCGGAACAAAAAATACAGTTAAAGACTTACTATTTCTCAAAGAAAGAAGGCTTGACCAGAGCATTGTAAGGGCATATAAAAAAGGTATTTGCATTATAGGCATTTGCGGTGGCTATCAGATGCTTGGCAAAAAGATATTTGACCCTTATGGCGTAGAGAGTGTTCATAAAGAGATTAATGGCATAGGTCTTTTGAATATAGAGACGACATTTGAAAGACAAAAGATTACATCTCAGGTATTAGCTAAAATAAATCCTTCCAGCCTTCAGTACCTTTACCCCAAAAAATTGAAACATGGGTCCCCAGAAAATCGCAAGATTTTCTGGGGTGCAGAAGATTTTTTTGGGACACTGCATTCAGCCTTCAGCATTAGAGGCTATGAAATTCACATGGGTGTGAGTACAGGAGACATCGGTTTGTTTAAGATAAAAAGGTATGGAGTTTCCACTTCAGCACTTCACCAATTCACCTGTTCACCTATTTTTGATGGCTCAGCAAGCCACAACTGCTGGGGAACATATCTTCACGGGATATTCGAAAATGATGAATTCAGGAGATGGATAATAAATAATGCAAGAAGGAATAAAAACCTCTCCCCAATTGATTTGACTGCAAGATATTCTGAGATTAAAGATAGGGCAATAGAAAATCTTGCTAAAATTGTAAAAGAAAATATAGATATAGACTTCATCAAGAGGATTGCAAAGATATGA
- a CDS encoding histidine phosphatase family protein, translating into MVKTLYLIRHGETVGGDEKRYKGSIDVPLSEKGIEQIKKTAKFLSSIPLSAIYTSPLSRALKSAEIIAEGHGLNPIIIPELRERSFGIWEGMTFLEIKEKYPVEFENWANNPLKYSPPQGESTIQVRDRVIKALDEILNKSHHASRITHHGLLSELQTNIVIVAHGGVNRVILCHVMGIPLENIFRIEQDNSAINIIEFWDKYPVLHPKKSNDFLGTPVVRLLNGTWNMEYGI; encoded by the coding sequence ATGGTCAAGACTTTATATCTAATAAGGCATGGCGAAACAGTGGGTGGAGATGAAAAACGCTACAAAGGAAGCATTGATGTGCCTCTTTCTGAAAAAGGTATAGAGCAGATTAAAAAGACTGCTAAATTTCTCAGTAGCATTCCATTGTCAGCTATCTATACATCTCCTTTAAGCAGGGCATTAAAGAGTGCAGAGATAATAGCAGAAGGGCATGGTTTAAATCCCATTATTATTCCAGAATTGAGAGAAAGGAGTTTTGGCATCTGGGAGGGGATGACCTTTTTAGAAATAAAAGAAAAATATCCTGTAGAATTCGAAAATTGGGCTAACAATCCCCTCAAATACAGCCCTCCACAAGGAGAGAGCACAATTCAGGTAAGAGATAGGGTAATTAAGGCATTAGATGAGATTCTCAATAAGTCGCATCATGCATCACGCATAACGCATCATGGTCTTTTATCTGAACTTCAGACTAATATCGTTATTGTTGCTCACGGTGGCGTTAACAGGGTCATCCTCTGCCATGTAATGGGTATTCCTCTTGAAAATATATTCAGAATCGAGCAAGACAATTCAGCGATAAATATTATCGAATTCTGGGATAAATATCCAGTTCTGCACCCCAAAAAATCTAACGATTTTTTGGGGACCCCGGTTGTAAGGCTTCTTAATGGAACATGGAATATGGAATATGGAATATAA